The DNA segment GGGGATCAGGCCGATGCAGAAGGTGCCCAGCGCCATCATGATCATGGTGAGGGCGAGGACCTTCTTGCGGCCGATCCGGTCGCCGAGGGGGCCGAAGTAGGCGCCGCCGAGGGGGCGTACGAGGAAGGCCACGGCGAAGGTCGCGAAGGACGACAGCAGGCTGGTGGTGTCGCTGCCGCCGGGGAAGAAGACCTTGCCGATGGTGACCGCGAGGTAACTGTAGATCCCGAAGTCGAACCATTCCATGGCGTTGCCGAGTGCCGCGGCCTTGACGGCCCGCTTGACGACGCGTTCGTCGGTCACGGTGATGTCGGTGCGCCGCAGTTTGGGGTTCTTGCGCCGGGCGACGGCACGGAAGAGCACCCGGTGGCGCTTGAGCGCTTCCCGGTCCTGGTCGGGAGTGGGTTCTGCTTCGGTGCTGCCGGTCGGCACGAGGCGGTCCTCTCGGTCTGAACAGCGCATGGTGCGCGATGGGGAGATACGACTGGTGCGCCTGCGCAGTGGAGCGAGGATCCAAACCACTCTGGGGCGAGGAATCGGGATACGTCACATGCGGCTGGGCCGTCCGGCCCACCGGGGCGGGTTTCGGCGGGGTCGGGGCGGGGCCGGCGCCAGGGGTGTGACGGGGCTTGTTACAGGACTGGTACACAGCCGAGCGTTCACCGCAGCGTTCGGGCAATCACCCTGTGTCGGGGGTCCGGGAGAGTGGGGCCCCGGGCGCGGCATTCATGGGTGCTGGGCGGGGGTACGGGGCGTGGTCCCCGGAAGGAGATCGTGATGACCGACCGCGAAAGGTCCCGCTGGGTCCGGGGGCGTACCGCGCTGGCGGCCTTTGTCGTGGTGACGGCGCTGGCGGCGGGCGGGGTGTGGTTCGGCCAGGCGTCGGACCGTGCCTCGGCGGTGGACGCCGCGCCGAAGACGTCGGCGGTGCAGGACGTGAAGGAGGACGCCAAGGAGCCGGGAGGGCTGCCGGGCGTCCGGGACTGCGGGATCGGCAAGCGGGCGGTCAAGCCGCATGTGATCAGATTGACCTGCGCGGATGCGGGGATGGTGGCGACCGCGATCCAGTGGAAGGAATACGGGCCGCGCGAGGCGTACGGGGCGGGTGTGGTGCAGGTGGAGAAGACCGCCGCGGGGGCGGGCGGGGACGCGGGTTTCCCGGCGACCTTCCGGCTCTACGGGCCGAAGCCGGTGGACGGCACGCTGCTGTTCACCGGTCTCGAGGTGAGGTACGAGGGGTCGACGCCGCTCGGTGACACGACGGAGATGTACAACCTCGCGTGATGGGCATTCGAGGCCGGATCGCCCTGGCCATTTCCTGTATGACGGCGCTGGCCGTGGTGGTGCTGGGCTTCGCGGTGCACCACATAGCGGATGCGGAGCGCGAGCGGTCGGCTCGGGCGTATCAGGACGACCGGCTGAGTTCGGCGCTGCAGATCTACGAGCGGGACGGCACGCTCGCGCTGGGCGCGCAGTTGGACGACGCGACGCTGCCGTCGCCGTTGCGCGACGCGGTGTTCAAGAACCGGTCGGGGACGTATGTCAGCGGTGGTGAGGACCCGCGGGTGTGGGCGGCGACGGGGGTCGGCAACGACGCGGACAGCGCCCCGACGCGGTCGTTGTCGGTGTCGGCGCCGTATCCGGACGACGATCCGGCGGGGCGGGCGCTGAGCCGGGCGCTGCTGGTCGCGGGGTGCGGCACGGTCGTGCTGATGGCGGTGGTGTCGTGGTTCGTGGCGCAGCGGCTGTCGCGGCGGCTGCGGCTGAGTGCGGCGGCGGCGCGGCGGATCGCGGCGGGGGAGGCGCCGGACGCGGACGCGCTGGCGAGCAACGGCCGCGACGAGGTGGCCGAGTTGGGCCGCAGTGTGCACCACATGGCGATGTCGCTGGCGGCCCAGGCGCAGGCGGAGCGGGAGTTCACCGCGGATGTGGCGCACGAGCTGCGGACGCCGGTGGCCGGGCTGGTGGCGGCCGCGGAGCTGCTGCCGCAGCCGCGGGCGGTGGAGCTGGTGCGCGACCGGGCGCAGGCGATGCGGCGGCTGGTGGAGGACCTGTTGGAGGTCTCGCGGCTGGACGCGGGGGTGGAGCGGGCGGATCTGGACGCCTGTGAGCTGCCGTCGCTGGTGCGCGGGATCGTGAAGCGGGCGGCGCGCCAGCGCGGGGTGGACGAGGTGTCGGTGACCGTGGAGGGGGAGCCGCGGATCGTGGAGACGGACCGGCGGCGGGTGGAGCGGGTGCTGGTGAACCTGCTGGCGAACGCGGCCAAGCACGGCCGGCCGCCGATCGAGGTGGTGGTCGCGGGCTCGCGGATCGTGGTGCGCGATCACGGTCCGGGCTATCCGGCGGAGCTGTGCGCGGAGGGGCCGCGGCGGTTCCGTACGGCGGCACCGGAGCGGGGGACCGGGCACGGCCTGGGGCTGACGATCGCGGCCGGCCAGGCGGATGTGCTGGGCGCCCGGCTGGACTTCGGCACCGCCGCGGAGGGCGGCGCCGAAGCCGTGCTGGAGTTGCCGGACCATACGACGGCGGTTCCGGAGACCTCGGCTACAGCCCCAGGTCCTTGATGATCTTGGCGACGTGGCCGGTGGCCTTGACGTTGTAGAGGGCGCGTTCGACCTTGCCCTCCTCGTCGACGATGACGGTGGAGCGGATGACGCCGGTGACGGTCTTGCCGTAGAGCTTCTTCTCGCCGAAGGCGCCGTACGCCTCCAGGACCGTCTTGTCGGGGTCGCCGAGGAGGGTGACCTTGAGTTCTTCCTTCTCGCGGAACGTGGCGAGCTTCTCCGGCTTGTCGGGGGAGATGCCGATGACGTCGTAGCCGTGTCCGGCGAGGAAGTCGAGGTTGTCGGTGAAGTCGCACGCCTGCTTGGTGCAGCCGGGGGTCAGGGCGGCCGGGTAGAAGTAGACGATGACCTTGCGGCCCTGGTGGTCGGCGAGCGAGACCTGCTTGCCGTCCGCGTCGGGCAGGGTGAAGGCGGGGGCGGTGTCGCCGGGCTGCAGTCGCTCGCTCATGGCTCTCCTTGGTGTGGGTCCGTACGCCCCCGACATTAGCCAGCCGGCGCGGGGAACGGTGCCGGGGGCGCCTCGGCGGGCGAAACGGGGGTGCTGTGGGGCGCAGGGGGGCGTGAGCTGACAGACTGTCCATCACGAATCGGCAGTCAGCCAGGTGGGCCGGTTCCGTACGGGGCCTCGTGCCCGGCCCTCGTACGCATCGGCGCGAGACGACGGAGGCAGCGCGGTGGCGGAAGCCAGGACCCCGGCGCAGATCGAGGCGGACATCATCCGCAGGCGGCAGGAGCTCGCCGTCACGCTCGACGAGATCGGTGTGCGGCTGCACCCGAAAACGATCATGGATGACGCCAAGGCCAGGGCGGCGGCGGCCGTGGACCGTACGGCGGGGCGGGCGTATGTGGCCGCCAACCGCGCGGTCTCGGACGTGCGGGCCCAGCTGGTGTCGGAGGACGGGGCGCCGCGGCTGGAGCGGATCGTTCCGGTGGCGCTGGTCGGCGTGGCCGTGGTCGGTCTGCTGACGCTGCGCTCCCGGCGCCGCCGCTGAGTCCGGTCCGCCGGATGGCGCACCGGCCCCGGCGGACCGCCGGGGGCCGGGCCCGGGGCGGCCCGCGGTGCCTCCGGGGCGCCGCCGGGCAGGTACGGTCATGCCGTGAGCCCGAATAACGCCAAGGACACCCACGACAAGCTGCCGATCCGGATGCTGCACGACCGCGTGCTGGTCCGGACGGACATCCCCGAGGGCGAGCGTCGCTCGTCGGGGGGCATCGTCATTCCCGCGACCGCGGCGGTCGGCCGCCGCCTGGCCTGGGCCGAGGTGGTGGCGGTCGGGCAGAACGTGCGGACCGTCGAGGTGGGGGACCGGGTGCTGTACGACCCGGAGGACCGGGCCGAGGTCGAGGTGCGCGGGGTGGCGTACGTGCTGATGCGCGAGCGTGATCTGCACGCGGTGGCCGCGGAGCGCCTGGAGGGCGCGGAGGACGCGACCGGGCTGTACCTGTAGGCGCCTGTAGGTACCGGTAGATATCGGTAGGTATCGGTAGTTCTGAAGGCCGCGGGGCCGCGCCATGGTGGTGCGGGCCCGCGGCTCCCTTCTGCGGGCGGGCCCCGGGGTCCGTCGGGCGGTGACCGGGGTCACCGCCCGTTTCGCCGCCCTTTGCTAGCCTCGGGACCACCCGACGAGACGCGCCGTACCGGGTCAGGACAAGACGACGCACCCCTGTTGAAGCTCTTTCACGGAGGTGCCCCATGGCATGGATCCTGCTCCTGGTCGCCGGGCTGCTGGAGGTCGGCTGGTCGGTCGGGATGACGTACACCGACGGCTTCACCCGGCTGTGGCCCAGCGTGTTCACCGGCGCGGGCATCGTCGCCAGCATGCTGCTGCTCTCGTACGCGGCCCGGACCCTGCCGATCGGCACCGCCTACGGCGTGTGGGTCGGCATCGGGGCGGCCGGCGCGGCGGTGCTCGGCATGACGGTGCTGGGCGAGCCGGCCACCGCGGCCCGGATCTTCTTCATCTGCCTGCTGCTGGTGGCGGTGGTCGGCCTCAAGGCGACGTCGGGGCACTGAGGGGCACTGACAGGGCGCGGCGAGGGCGGGGCGCGGTGCGGGCGGGCCGCCCCGGCCCGCCCGCCGTGCGGCCGGGGCGGCTTCCCCGGCCGGCTAGCCCCCGCCGCCCCACCGCCACCGCAGCCGCTGTTCCAGGTCGTCGCTCTGCGGCTCGAACGTCGGGACGTCGTTGGTGGGCTCGGCGGTCGGCGTGGGCTCGGCCGGGGAGGTGGGGGCGGTCGGTCCGCCGGTCGGGCGGGTCGGGCCGCCGGGGGTCGGCGTGGGGGCGCCGGGGGAGTCGCTCGGGCCGGCGGACGGGGAGCCGGACTCGTCGGGCGAGGCCGAGTCGCTGCCGGACGGCGAGGGCGAGGCGGACTCGGCGCCCTCCTCCAGGCGCAGGCTGAAGTCGCGGACCGGGCGGCCCTTCAGCGCGGCCGCGGTGTAGTCGGCCCAGATCTGGGCGGGGTAGTCGCCGCCGTTGACGCGCGCCAGGCCCCCGGCTCCGTACAGGGGCTCCTGCGCGGCGCTCTCGGGGTTCTGGCCGAGTACCGCGACGACGGTGGCGAGGTCGGGGGTGTAGCCGGCGAACCAGGCGGCCTTGTCGTCCTCGGCGGTGCCGGTCTTGCCGGCCGCGGGCCGACCGGCGCCCTGGGCGGCGGTGCCGGTGCCGCCGTCGACGACGCTGCGCAGGATCGAGGTGGTGGTGTCGGCGGCGGTCCGCGGGACGGCGGTGGTCTCCTCGCGTTCGGGCAGCTCGACGGCCTCCTCGTTCCTGGTGACCTTGTCGACCAGGGAGTACGGGCGGTGGGTGCCGTGGTGGGCGAGGGTGGCGTAGACCTGGGTCATGTCCAGGACGCTGGGGGTGGCGGTGCCCAGCGAGATCGCGCCCTGGGAGGAGGCGAGGCTGGGGGTGTCGGCGGGGATGCCCAGGTCGACGGCGGTGGCCTTGACCTTGGCGGGGCCGACGTCGATGCCCATCTGGGCGTACACGGCGTTGACGGACTTGTCGGTGGCCTCGCTGACGGTGATCGGGCCGTAGGAGCGGTCGTCCTCGTTGGCGGGCGCGAAGCCGGTGCGGGTGCCGTGGTTGACCGTCATCCGCTTGTTGGTGCCGTCGTAGACGGTGTTGGGGGTGATCCGCTCGCCGTTCTGGGTGGTGGCGTCGTTCTGCACGGCGGAGGCGAAGACGATCGGCTTGAAGGTGGAGCCGACCTGGTAGTCCCGGCGGGTGGCGCTGTTGACGAACTGTCTGGCGTAGTCGATGCCGCCGTAGAGGGCGACGACCCGGCCGCTGGCGGGGTCGATGGAGGCGCCGCCGGCCCGGACGCAGCGGTCCACCTTCCGGGAGTCGTCGAGGCGGTCCATCAGGCGGGTGTTGACCGCTTTGACGAGGGCGTTCTGGCGCTTCTTGCCGATGGTGGTGGTGATGCGGTAGCCGCCGGCCCGCAGGGTGTCCTCGTCGAGGATCCGGTGGTCGACGAGGTAGTCCTTGACCGCCTCGACGAGGTAGCCGCGCTGGCCGGACAGGCCCGCCGAGGGCTTGGCGGGCCGGGGCATGGGGAACTCCAGCGCGGCCCGGTCGGCCTGGCTGAGCCACTTCTGCTTGACCATGCCGTCCAGGACGTAGTTCCAGCGCGCCAGCACCCGTGCGCGGTTCGCGGGGCGGGCGGTGATGTCGTAGGCGCTGGGGGCGTTGAGGAGGGTGGCGAGGTAGGCGCCCTGGGCGGTGGTCAGCTGCTCGGCGTTGCGGCCGTAGTAGGACTGGGCGGCGGCCTGGATGCCGTAGGCGTTGCGGCCGTAGTAGCTGGAGTTGAGGTAGCCCTCCAGGATGTTGTCCTTGCTCACCTCGCGGTCCAGCTTGATGGCGATGAAGAACTCCTTGGCCTTGCGGGTGACGGTCTGTTCCTGGCCGAGGTAGTAGTTCTTCACGTACTGCTGGGTGATGGTGGAGCCGGACTGCTTGCCCTTGCCGGTCACGGTGTTCCAGGCGGCGCGGAGCATCGCGGCGGGGTCGACCGCGGACTCGGCGTAGAAGTCGCGGTCCTCGGCGGCGAGCACCGCCTGCTGGACGGATTTCGGGACGTGGCCGAGGGTGACGTTCTGCCGGTTGACCTCGCCGTCGCGGGCCAGCTCCGAGCCGTCGGAGTAGAGGTAGACGGTGCTCTGGGCCTTGGCGGCGCTGTTGGCCGGCGGGATCCCGACGAGCAGATAGCCGGTGACCAGCCCGCCGATGATGAGCAGCAGGAAGAGCAGCACGGTGCCCAGCACCGTGCGCCAGGTGGGGAGGACACGGCGCCAGCCTGTGCGTTGTCCGCTCATATGGGTCAGGACTCCTGGGCCGCCGCCGGAGGTTGTACCGCGACGGTCGTGTCGTGTCGGGGGATTCGCGCGGTGCGCCGCAAGAGCAACTGCCGCCCGCCCGGAAACTCTCGCATCCCGGTCCCCGGTCAGGCGGGGTGGCGCGCACCGAAGTCCGCGAGCCGACCGGCCGAACGGCGCCCATGGCTCACCCGAAGCGGTGATAAAGCGATGGCGGGTCGCCGTGCTCCGGGCCTAGGCTCCGGTGCTTTGGCCGTCCGACGACAACGGGGCGGACAACGAGGCCGGGGGTGAGCGTCGTGTGGTACCTCGCGGTGGCGGCCGGCAGCTTCCGGCGGTACGCCACCTACCGCGTCGCCACCGTGGCGGGGGTGTTCACCAACACCGTCTTCGGCTTCATCGTGGCGTTCACCTACCTCGCGCTGTGGCACGAGCGGCCGCATCTGGGCGGCTACGACCAGGCGCAGGCGCTGGCCTTCGTATGGACCGGGCAGGCGCTGCTGGCCTCGACGGGGCTGATGGGCGGCGGGCTGGACGAGCTGCAGGAGCGCATCCGCAGCGGCGACATCGCGGTGGACCTCTACCGGCCCGCGGACCTGCAGCTGTGGTGGCTCGCCGCGGATCTGGGGCGGGCCGGGCTGCAGCTGATCGGCCGCGGGGTGGCGCCGATGGTGGTGGGGGCGCTGGCCTTTCCGCTCGCGCTGCCCGGCGATCCGCTGACCTGGGGCGGGTTCCTGCTGTCGGTGCTGCTCGGGGTGGTGGTCGGGTTCGCGCTGCGCTACCTGGTCGCGCTGGCGTCGTTCTGGCTCCTCGACGGCGCGGGGCTGGCCCTGATCAGCGGCCTGGCCTGCATGTTCTTCTCGGGGATGGTGCTGCCGCTGCGGGTCTTCCCCGGTGCGCTGGGCGAGGTCGCCCAGCTGCTGCCGTGGGCGGCGGTCCTCCAGGTGCCGGCCGATGTGCTGGTGGGGGCGCGCAGCGGCGGCGCGGTGCTGCGGGGGCTGGTGTTCCAGGCCGCGTGGGGCGGGGCGCTGCTGGCGCTGGGGCGGCTGGTGCAGGCGGCGGCGACCCGCAAGGTGGTGGTGCACGGTGGCTAGGAAGGCGGGCGACGGCGGGGGACGGGTCGCGCAGGGGCTCCTGGCGTACCGGCTGATCGTGCGGATGTGGGTGCGCTCGGCCCTCGCCTACCGGGCGTCGTTCCTGATGATGGCGTTCGGCAACTTCGCGGCCAACGCCCTGGACTTCGTCGCGATCATGCTGATGTTCTCGCGGATCGACGCCCTCGGCGGCTTCTCGCTGCCCGAAGTGGCGTTCCTGTACGGGACGTCCGGGGTGTCGCTGGGCCTGACGGACCTGCTGCTGGGCAGCATCGAGGGGCTGGGCCGGCGGGTGCGGGACGGCACCCTCGACGTCCTGCTGCTGCGGCCCGCGCCGGTCTTCGCGCAGGTCGCGGCGGACCGTTTCGCGCTGCGCAGGCTGGGCCGGCTCACCCAGGCGGTGCTGGTGCTCGGCTGGTCGCTGCCCCGTATCCCGGTGGACTGGACGGTGGGCCGGGCACTGATGGTGCCGCTGATGGCGGTGTGCGGGGCGGCCATCTTCGCGGCGGTCTTCACGGCGGGCGCCGCCTTCCAGTTCTGGGCGCAGGACGCGGCCGAGGTGCAGAACTCCTTCACCTACGGCGGCAACGCGATGCTGCAGTACCCGCCGACGGTGTTCGCCAGGGAGCTGGTGCGCGGGGTCACCTTCCTCGTCCCGCTGGCGTTCGTGAACTGGCTGCCCGCCCTGCGGCTGCTGGGCCGCCCCGATCCGCTGGGGCTGCCGGGCTGGGTGGACTTCCTGGGGCCGGTGGTGGCGGCGCTGATGTGCGCGGGGGCGGGGCTGGCGTGGCGGCTGGGGCTGCGGTCCTACCGCAGCACCGGCAGTTGACAGGGCATCGGCGGCGTCGGCGGCACGGCGCGCCGGGGCCGCGGCAGGGGACGGCGAAGGAGGACGGGTGACGGACGAGAGGGCCGGGGCGGAGCCGCTGATCGAGGTGGACGGCCTGGAGAAGGTGTTCTCGGTGCGGCGCAGGGCCGGCCGGCTGCGGCGGGTGCGGCAGGAGGTCCGGGCCGTGGACGGCATCTCCTTCCGGGTACCGCGCGGCGAGATGGTCGGCTACATCGGCCCGAACGGCGCCGGGAAGTCCACCACGATCAAGATGCTGACGGGCATCCTGGTGCCCAGCGGCGGCCGGCTGCGGATCGCGGGCATCGATCCGTCCCCGGGCGCCGGGCGCCGCCCCCGCGGCCGTGCCGCCGCGGCCCCCGGGCTCCTGCGCAGGGGGTACCCCGACCGCGAGCGGACCCGGCTCGCCCGCCGGATCGGGGTGGTCTTCGGGCAGCGCACCACCCTGTGGTGGGACCTGCCGCTGAAGGACTCCTACGAGCTGGTGCGGCGGATGTACCGGGTCCCGGACGCCGTCTACCGCGCCAACCTGGAGCGCTGTGTCGAACTGCTGGACCTGGCGCCGCTGCTGGCCGTACCGGTGCGGCAGCTGTCGCTGGGGCAGCGGATGCGCGGCGACCTCGCGGCGGCGCTGCTGCACGACCCCGAGGTGCTCTACCTCGACGAGCCGACCATCGGCCTCGACGTGGTCAGCAAGGCGAAGGTGCGCGGGTTCCTGCGCGAGGTGAACGCCGAGCGGGGCACCACGGTCCTGCTGACCACGCACGACCTGACCGACATCGAGCAGCTGTGCCGCCGGGTGATGGTCATCGACCACGGCCGGCTGGTCTACGACGGGGGTCTCGACGGGCTGCGGGCGGCCGGCGGCGGCGAGCGGACGCTGGTGGTGGACCTGGAGCGGCAACTGCCCCCGATCGAGGGCGTGCCGGGCGCCCGGACGGTCCGGGTGGACGGGCCCCGGCAGTGGCTGGCGTTCCCGGCAGCGCAGAGCGCGGCGCCGCTGGTGGCCGCGGTCGCCGCGCGCTACCCGCTGGTGGATCTGTCGGTGCGGGAGCCGGACATCGAGACCCTGATCGCCGAGCTGTACGCGAGGGGCCGGAAGGGGGCGGATACCGGGCGGAGCGGGGGCAAGGAGGGCCACGCCCTCTAATGTGTCCGTATGACTGAAGAACTCCCGGAACTGCGCGCCGCCGACGCCGACCGCGAGCGGGTCGCGGAGATCCTGCGGGACGCCGTCGCGGAAGGGCGGCTGGCGATGGAGGAGTTCGACGAGCGGCTCGACGCGGCCTACCGGGCGCGCACCTACCGGGAGTTGGAGCCGCTCACCGCCGACCTGCCGGTGGCCGCCGCGGCGCCGGCCCCGCTGTCGCTGCGCAAGGAGAGCGCGGCGCCGGCGCCGTGGGCGGAGCGGATCGCCGCGGAGGGGACGCGGGGGTCCACGGCCGGCGTCGCCGTGATGGGCGGCTTCCAGCGCA comes from the Streptomyces angustmyceticus genome and includes:
- a CDS encoding sensor histidine kinase produces the protein MGIRGRIALAISCMTALAVVVLGFAVHHIADAERERSARAYQDDRLSSALQIYERDGTLALGAQLDDATLPSPLRDAVFKNRSGTYVSGGEDPRVWAATGVGNDADSAPTRSLSVSAPYPDDDPAGRALSRALLVAGCGTVVLMAVVSWFVAQRLSRRLRLSAAAARRIAAGEAPDADALASNGRDEVAELGRSVHHMAMSLAAQAQAEREFTADVAHELRTPVAGLVAAAELLPQPRAVELVRDRAQAMRRLVEDLLEVSRLDAGVERADLDACELPSLVRGIVKRAARQRGVDEVSVTVEGEPRIVETDRRRVERVLVNLLANAAKHGRPPIEVVVAGSRIVVRDHGPGYPAELCAEGPRRFRTAAPERGTGHGLGLTIAAGQADVLGARLDFGTAAEGGAEAVLELPDHTTAVPETSATAPGP
- the bcp gene encoding thioredoxin-dependent thiol peroxidase; amino-acid sequence: MSERLQPGDTAPAFTLPDADGKQVSLADHQGRKVIVYFYPAALTPGCTKQACDFTDNLDFLAGHGYDVIGISPDKPEKLATFREKEELKVTLLGDPDKTVLEAYGAFGEKKLYGKTVTGVIRSTVIVDEEGKVERALYNVKATGHVAKIIKDLGL
- a CDS encoding DUF3618 domain-containing protein, with product MAEARTPAQIEADIIRRRQELAVTLDEIGVRLHPKTIMDDAKARAAAAVDRTAGRAYVAANRAVSDVRAQLVSEDGAPRLERIVPVALVGVAVVGLLTLRSRRRR
- a CDS encoding GroES family chaperonin is translated as MLHDRVLVRTDIPEGERRSSGGIVIPATAAVGRRLAWAEVVAVGQNVRTVEVGDRVLYDPEDRAEVEVRGVAYVLMRERDLHAVAAERLEGAEDATGLYL
- a CDS encoding DMT family transporter encodes the protein MAWILLLVAGLLEVGWSVGMTYTDGFTRLWPSVFTGAGIVASMLLLSYAARTLPIGTAYGVWVGIGAAGAAVLGMTVLGEPATAARIFFICLLLVAVVGLKATSGH
- a CDS encoding transglycosylase domain-containing protein yields the protein MSGQRTGWRRVLPTWRTVLGTVLLFLLLIIGGLVTGYLLVGIPPANSAAKAQSTVYLYSDGSELARDGEVNRQNVTLGHVPKSVQQAVLAAEDRDFYAESAVDPAAMLRAAWNTVTGKGKQSGSTITQQYVKNYYLGQEQTVTRKAKEFFIAIKLDREVSKDNILEGYLNSSYYGRNAYGIQAAAQSYYGRNAEQLTTAQGAYLATLLNAPSAYDITARPANRARVLARWNYVLDGMVKQKWLSQADRAALEFPMPRPAKPSAGLSGQRGYLVEAVKDYLVDHRILDEDTLRAGGYRITTTIGKKRQNALVKAVNTRLMDRLDDSRKVDRCVRAGGASIDPASGRVVALYGGIDYARQFVNSATRRDYQVGSTFKPIVFASAVQNDATTQNGERITPNTVYDGTNKRMTVNHGTRTGFAPANEDDRSYGPITVSEATDKSVNAVYAQMGIDVGPAKVKATAVDLGIPADTPSLASSQGAISLGTATPSVLDMTQVYATLAHHGTHRPYSLVDKVTRNEEAVELPEREETTAVPRTAADTTTSILRSVVDGGTGTAAQGAGRPAAGKTGTAEDDKAAWFAGYTPDLATVVAVLGQNPESAAQEPLYGAGGLARVNGGDYPAQIWADYTAAALKGRPVRDFSLRLEEGAESASPSPSGSDSASPDESGSPSAGPSDSPGAPTPTPGGPTRPTGGPTAPTSPAEPTPTAEPTNDVPTFEPQSDDLEQRLRWRWGGGG
- a CDS encoding ABC transporter permease — protein: MWYLAVAAGSFRRYATYRVATVAGVFTNTVFGFIVAFTYLALWHERPHLGGYDQAQALAFVWTGQALLASTGLMGGGLDELQERIRSGDIAVDLYRPADLQLWWLAADLGRAGLQLIGRGVAPMVVGALAFPLALPGDPLTWGGFLLSVLLGVVVGFALRYLVALASFWLLDGAGLALISGLACMFFSGMVLPLRVFPGALGEVAQLLPWAAVLQVPADVLVGARSGGAVLRGLVFQAAWGGALLALGRLVQAAATRKVVVHGG
- a CDS encoding ABC transporter permease; translation: MWVRSALAYRASFLMMAFGNFAANALDFVAIMLMFSRIDALGGFSLPEVAFLYGTSGVSLGLTDLLLGSIEGLGRRVRDGTLDVLLLRPAPVFAQVAADRFALRRLGRLTQAVLVLGWSLPRIPVDWTVGRALMVPLMAVCGAAIFAAVFTAGAAFQFWAQDAAEVQNSFTYGGNAMLQYPPTVFARELVRGVTFLVPLAFVNWLPALRLLGRPDPLGLPGWVDFLGPVVAALMCAGAGLAWRLGLRSYRSTGS
- a CDS encoding ABC transporter ATP-binding protein, with the translated sequence MTDERAGAEPLIEVDGLEKVFSVRRRAGRLRRVRQEVRAVDGISFRVPRGEMVGYIGPNGAGKSTTIKMLTGILVPSGGRLRIAGIDPSPGAGRRPRGRAAAAPGLLRRGYPDRERTRLARRIGVVFGQRTTLWWDLPLKDSYELVRRMYRVPDAVYRANLERCVELLDLAPLLAVPVRQLSLGQRMRGDLAAALLHDPEVLYLDEPTIGLDVVSKAKVRGFLREVNAERGTTVLLTTHDLTDIEQLCRRVMVIDHGRLVYDGGLDGLRAAGGGERTLVVDLERQLPPIEGVPGARTVRVDGPRQWLAFPAAQSAAPLVAAVAARYPLVDLSVREPDIETLIAELYARGRKGADTGRSGGKEGHAL